The following coding sequences lie in one Halorarum halophilum genomic window:
- a CDS encoding inositol monophosphatase family protein — protein MNGRTSRAAVAERAARAGAAVASGRFRSDVDVETKGGKTNVVTEADRASQRRVIEIVRDAYPTDALVGEEEEELKAIPSEGPAWVVDPIDGTNNYVRDIRVFATAVAAVVDGDPVAAANVLPAMDDVYTSDADGAYRNGQSVAVSDISDPERATVAPTVWWGFDRRDEYAAACSEIVRRFGDMRRFGCAQATLAMVADGSLEGTITNVACNPWDTVAGVHMVRQAEGRVTDLDGERWTHDSRGLVASNGSVHDELLDAARGIDAVRG, from the coding sequence ATGAACGGGCGAACGAGTCGGGCGGCTGTCGCCGAGCGCGCCGCGCGGGCCGGTGCGGCAGTGGCGTCCGGACGGTTCCGCAGCGACGTCGACGTGGAGACGAAGGGTGGCAAGACGAACGTCGTCACCGAGGCCGACCGGGCGTCACAGCGCCGGGTCATCGAGATCGTTCGCGACGCCTACCCGACGGACGCGCTGGTCGGCGAGGAGGAAGAGGAGCTGAAGGCGATTCCATCGGAGGGTCCGGCCTGGGTCGTCGACCCCATCGACGGGACGAACAACTACGTCCGCGATATTCGGGTGTTCGCCACCGCAGTCGCCGCGGTCGTCGACGGCGACCCGGTCGCGGCCGCGAACGTCCTCCCGGCGATGGACGACGTGTACACGTCCGACGCCGACGGCGCATACCGAAACGGGCAATCCGTGGCGGTCAGCGATATCTCCGACCCCGAGAGGGCGACGGTCGCGCCGACGGTCTGGTGGGGGTTCGACCGGCGGGACGAGTACGCGGCGGCCTGCTCGGAGATCGTCCGTCGGTTCGGCGACATGCGACGGTTCGGCTGCGCGCAGGCGACGCTGGCGATGGTCGCCGACGGGTCACTGGAGGGGACGATCACGAACGTCGCGTGCAACCCCTGGGACACGGTCGCCGGCGTCCACATGGTCCGGCAGGCGGAGGGACGGGTGACGGATCTCGACGGTGAGCGCTGGACGCACGACTCCCGCGGTCTCGTCGCCTCGAACGGCTCCGTCCACGACGAACTGCTCGACGCGGCGCGCGGAATCGACGCCGTCAGGGGGTGA
- a CDS encoding HD domain-containing protein has protein sequence MKAIKDSVHDYITLDPAAADLLDTDAVQRLRHIKQLSTVRLVYPSASHTRFEHSLGVYHLASRALDSLGIEGDRARHVRAAALLHDVGHGPYGHQTETVIERHTGQHHDEVGDLLGRTDAADVLEFHDLDPDRVAALVRGEGELGQLVSGELDVDRMDYLVRDAHHTGVPYGTIDHERLVRELRYSDGRLVLEEGNVRTAESLLLARALMDATVYRHHVSRIAGAMLERASERLIASGIDVGTFRRMADHDLLVALREDVPELGRRIEYRDLYKRAVWAELGDVPADVVELDHAGERAAERDIADVAGVDDRDVLVDVPGRPTFTEAASRVVVNGVPQRLEDASELVSGLRAAQRAGWRMGVYAPEEHVDEVAAATEAVLGVRAVAP, from the coding sequence ATGAAGGCCATCAAGGACAGCGTCCACGACTACATCACCCTCGACCCCGCCGCCGCCGACCTGCTGGACACCGACGCCGTCCAGCGGCTCCGGCACATCAAGCAGCTCTCCACCGTCCGGCTCGTCTACCCGTCGGCATCCCACACACGGTTCGAGCACAGCCTCGGCGTCTACCATCTCGCCTCCCGGGCGCTGGACTCGCTGGGGATCGAGGGCGACCGGGCCAGGCACGTCCGGGCCGCCGCGCTCCTCCACGACGTCGGCCACGGACCGTACGGTCACCAGACCGAGACGGTGATCGAGCGACACACCGGCCAGCATCACGACGAGGTCGGCGACCTGCTCGGCCGGACCGACGCGGCCGACGTCCTCGAGTTCCACGACCTCGACCCCGATCGTGTCGCTGCGCTCGTCCGCGGCGAGGGGGAACTCGGCCAACTCGTCTCGGGTGAACTGGACGTGGATCGGATGGACTACCTGGTGCGGGACGCCCACCACACCGGCGTCCCCTACGGCACCATCGACCACGAACGGCTGGTCCGCGAACTCAGATACAGCGACGGACGACTCGTGCTCGAGGAGGGGAACGTCCGGACCGCCGAGTCGCTGCTGCTCGCCAGGGCGCTCATGGACGCGACGGTGTACCGTCACCACGTCTCGCGCATCGCCGGCGCGATGCTGGAGCGCGCCTCGGAGCGGCTCATCGCCTCCGGCATCGACGTCGGGACGTTCCGCCGGATGGCGGACCACGACCTGCTCGTCGCGCTCCGGGAGGACGTCCCCGAACTCGGCCGGCGCATCGAGTACCGCGACCTGTACAAGCGGGCGGTGTGGGCGGAACTCGGGGACGTCCCGGCGGACGTGGTGGAACTCGACCATGCGGGCGAACGAGCCGCCGAGCGCGACATCGCGGACGTCGCCGGCGTCGACGACCGCGACGTCCTCGTCGACGTGCCCGGCCGGCCGACGTTCACCGAGGCCGCCAGCCGCGTCGTCGTCAACGGCGTCCCCCAGCGGCTGGAGGACGCCTCCGAACTCGTCTCGGGACTCCGAGCGGCCCAGCGCGCCGGCTGGCGGATGGGCGTCTACGCGCCCGAGGAACACGTCGACGAGGTCGCGGCCGCGACGGAGGCGGTCCTCGGCGTCCGCGCGGTCGCCCCGTGA
- a CDS encoding Lrp/AsnC family transcriptional regulator translates to MELDDTDRAILRILQEDARTPFSEVARRIDMSSATVHDRVSRLEEAGVIRGYHAEIDPGSVGYGVSALVGLRVQQGHEDEALARLREVDGVREIHLTTGEWDVMMRVYAENTDDLRELMFGQIAGMDGFDRSQTMVILGTAYEEAGVPIPSHR, encoded by the coding sequence ATGGAACTCGACGACACGGACCGTGCCATCCTCCGCATCCTGCAGGAGGACGCGCGCACGCCGTTCAGCGAGGTGGCGCGGCGCATCGACATGTCCAGCGCGACGGTCCACGACCGCGTCTCGCGCCTGGAGGAGGCCGGGGTCATCCGGGGGTACCACGCCGAGATCGACCCCGGATCCGTGGGATACGGGGTCTCGGCGCTCGTCGGACTTCGGGTCCAGCAGGGACACGAGGACGAGGCGCTCGCCCGGTTGCGCGAGGTGGACGGCGTCCGGGAGATCCACCTGACGACCGGGGAGTGGGACGTGATGATGCGGGTGTACGCCGAGAACACCGACGACCTCCGGGAGCTGATGTTCGGACAGATCGCGGGGATGGACGGGTTCGACCGCTCGCAGACGATGGTCATCCTCGGGACCGCCTACGAGGAGGCGGGCGTCCCGATCCCGTCGCACCGATAG
- a CDS encoding HD domain-containing protein codes for MTTIKDSVHDHIQVEGVAADLLDTPQVQRLRRIAQLGTVKLVYPSANHTRFEHSLGVYHLASRALEHLSIEGVQAERIRAAAMLHDIGHAPFSHNVEELLHRHTGLYHDDVEELIADTAVADVLADHGLDPDRVAGLIAGEGKYGQLVSGELDVDRMDYLVRDAHHTGVPYGTIDHERLVRELTFVGGELVLDEGNVQTAESLLVARALMNPTVYTHHVARISKAMLRRATERLLDAPDIDADVVRRMDDYDLVTALRMNDGTAEFARRYDSRDLYKRAVWAEYHDVPESVRSADPAELRDVEADVAESCELDANEVIVDVPAEPGMTESTSEVLVNGEVRRLEDQSPLVTALRTSQREQWRLGVYTVADATGRVGRAAAERLGLDIDGALVADVTPGVTATLDEFDGGAR; via the coding sequence GTGACGACGATCAAGGACTCCGTCCACGACCACATCCAGGTCGAGGGCGTCGCCGCGGACCTGCTGGACACGCCCCAGGTCCAGCGACTCCGTCGCATCGCCCAGCTCGGCACCGTGAAGCTGGTCTACCCGTCGGCGAACCACACGCGGTTCGAGCACAGCCTCGGCGTCTACCACCTCGCCTCCCGGGCGCTCGAACACCTCTCCATCGAGGGCGTCCAGGCCGAGCGCATCCGCGCCGCCGCGATGCTCCACGACATCGGCCACGCCCCGTTCAGCCACAACGTCGAGGAACTGCTCCACCGACACACCGGGCTGTACCACGACGACGTCGAGGAGCTCATCGCCGACACAGCGGTCGCGGACGTGCTCGCGGACCACGGGCTCGACCCCGACCGCGTCGCCGGGCTCATCGCCGGCGAGGGCAAGTACGGTCAGCTGGTGTCGGGTGAACTGGACGTGGACCGGATGGACTACTTGGTGCGGGACGCCCACCACACCGGCGTTCCGTATGGCACCATCGACCACGAACGGCTGGTCAGGGAGCTGACCTTCGTCGGCGGCGAACTCGTGCTCGACGAGGGCAACGTCCAGACCGCCGAATCGCTCCTCGTCGCTCGGGCGCTGATGAATCCGACCGTCTACACCCACCACGTCGCGCGTATCAGCAAGGCGATGCTCCGGCGCGCGACCGAGCGCCTGCTGGACGCGCCCGACATCGACGCCGACGTCGTCCGTCGGATGGACGACTACGACCTCGTCACCGCGCTCCGGATGAACGACGGCACCGCCGAGTTCGCTCGGCGCTACGACTCACGGGACCTCTACAAGCGAGCCGTATGGGCGGAGTACCACGACGTCCCGGAGTCGGTTCGCTCGGCGGACCCCGCCGAACTCCGGGACGTCGAGGCCGACGTCGCCGAGAGCTGTGAACTCGATGCGAACGAGGTCATCGTCGACGTACCGGCCGAACCCGGGATGACCGAGTCGACCTCCGAGGTCCTCGTCAACGGCGAGGTCCGTCGGCTGGAGGACCAGTCGCCGCTCGTCACGGCCCTCCGCACGTCCCAGCGCGAGCAGTGGCGCCTCGGCGTCTACACCGTCGCGGACGCGACCGGCCGGGTGGGAAGGGCTGCCGCCGAGCGACTGGGGCTCGACATCGATGGCGCGCTCGTCGCCGACGTGACGCCGGGCGTGACCGCGACGCTCGACGAGTTCGACGGGGGTGCGCGATGA
- a CDS encoding response regulator, with the protein MNIDILLVEDNPGDVRLIQEAFKTVDRSTSIHAVTTSREALDFLSERAATEPPTLPDVLLLDLNLPGSNGFTVLEEVRENQELAHLPVLILTSSTVEKDVQRSYKLRANAYLRKPDNPDQYEALAQRVVDFWFYENVLPHKQ; encoded by the coding sequence ATGAATATTGACATTCTACTCGTCGAGGACAATCCTGGTGACGTTCGACTCATCCAGGAAGCCTTCAAAACGGTGGACCGCAGCACCTCGATCCACGCTGTGACCACCAGTCGGGAGGCGCTCGACTTCCTCTCCGAGCGCGCGGCGACGGAGCCGCCCACACTGCCGGACGTCCTCCTCCTGGACCTGAACCTTCCCGGGAGTAACGGGTTTACGGTGCTCGAGGAGGTCCGCGAGAACCAGGAACTCGCTCATCTCCCCGTTCTCATCCTCACCAGCTCCACGGTCGAGAAGGACGTCCAGCGGAGCTACAAGCTCCGTGCGAACGCGTACCTGCGGAAACCGGACAACCCCGACCAGTACGAGGCGTTAGCGCAGCGAGTCGTCGACTTCTGGTTCTACGAGAACGTACTTCCGCACAAGCAGTAA